From Lycium ferocissimum isolate CSIRO_LF1 chromosome 12, AGI_CSIRO_Lferr_CH_V1, whole genome shotgun sequence, one genomic window encodes:
- the LOC132040684 gene encoding transcription factor bHLH93-like yields MENYSDNGFLLDELLALRSDLWETSLPMQMNEYLYNNNAWNYECFGENPVAINPFPTTTPSTTTTTTTSSFEEYSHLPIANSLITEFYSTTQLVDELSPPGLTDYSSNNWLDTTHTVTSQLQDFSSILEDYEVLGNNFAHCKLERTQSSESTPIAPTIFNIGLCPEKKVKTKKANGEPSKNLMAERRRRKRLNGRLSMLRSIVPKISKMDRTSILGDTIDYTKELLEQINNLQEEMELGPNQLNMMSIFKNEKPLEMFVRNSPKFNVEKRNMDTRVEISCAGKSSLLLSTLTTLDALGLEPQQCVISCFNDFAMQASCSEEMEQRGITNAEEIKKALFRNAGYAGKCL; encoded by the exons atgGAGAATTATAGTGACAATGGCTTCTTATTAGATGAATTACTAGCTTTAAGAAGTGATTTATGGGAAACATCTCTACCCATGCAGATGAATGAGTATTTGTATAACAATAATGCCTGGAATTATGAATGTTTTGGGGAAAATCCTGTAGCCATTAATCCTTTTCCTACTACTACTCcttctactactactactacaacTACTTCTTCCTTTGAAGAATATTCTCATTTGCCAATTGCCAATTCATTAATCACTGAATTTTATAGCACAACACAGCTAGTAGATGAATTGTCCCCACCAGGGCTCACTGATTATTCTTCCAACAACTGGCTGGACACTACTCACACTGTCACTTCCCAATTACAAGATTTCTCATCAATATTGGAAGATTATGAAGTACTTGGAAATAATTTTGCTCATTGTAAATTGGAGAGAACTCAATCAAGTGAATCAACTCCTATAGCCCCTACCATTTTCAACATTGGGTTGTGCCCTGAAAAAAAGGTGAAAACAAAGAAGGCAAATGGGGAGCCTTCAAAGAATTTAATGGCTGAgagaaggagaaggaaaagGCTCAATGGTCGTCTTTCTATGCTTAGATCAATTGTTCCCAAAATTAGCAAG ATGGACAGAACGTCAATCCTAGGGGATACTATAGACTACACGAAGGAGCTTCTTGAGCAAATCAACAATTTGCAAGAAGAAATGGAACTAGGGCCAAATCAACTAAACATGATGAGcattttcaaaaatgaaaagCCCCTCGAAATGTTTGTCAGAAATTCACCCAAG TTTAATGTGGAAAAGAGAAATATGGATACAAGAGTGGAGATTAGTTGTGCAGGGAAATCTAGTCTTTTGCTATCAACATTGACCACACTAGATGCCTTAGGCCTAGAGCCTCAACAGTGTGTTATCAGCTGTTTTAATGATTTTGCAATGCAAGCTTCTTGCTCTGag GAAATGGAGCAAAGAGGAATTACAAATGCAGAAGAGATAAAGAAGGCACTATTTAGAAATGCTGGATATGCAGGAAAATGTCTCTAG